A window from Salarias fasciatus chromosome 11, fSalaFa1.1, whole genome shotgun sequence encodes these proteins:
- the c11h8orf76 gene encoding uncharacterized protein C8orf76 homolog, whose amino-acid sequence MEIFGSTFDDSVFSESRDRASVSVSSYSPKLCESEWFCQSEALDTDDSLEKQKVYKFRGDLAVRRGDYQKALDAYSSCLQWIADNNLTIRRDVLEGMARCCTRLGQRERALHLTELLSKEASNTCHLTSLLLLKVSIFQHFGAVESSVCVLQQLCSLLPFNPWHWLSLGQTCEQLLGRHRSAGSPGAAEEQEAGQVEEEEEEEEEFSQDRIWLKACACFIRTRLLLRILQQQQSSFVLRRSESALQLMEEALRRLQPGEPRLQALTEVMSEDLVPEKMREDYQDGESLSSVSLQSFRERWWDKVLLRGRGASQGTGTDTET is encoded by the exons ATGGAGATTTTCGGGAGCACGTTTGACGACTCGGTGTTTTCGGAGTCCAGAGATCGAGCGAGTGTCTCGGTTTCCTCCTACAGCCCCAAACTCTGCGAATCCGAG TGGTTTTGTCAGAGTGAAGCTCTCGACACCGACGATTCTCTGGAGAAACAGAAAGTCTACAAGTTCAGAGGGGATCTGGCTGTGAGACGAGGAGACTATCAG aaagCTCTGGACGCCTACAGCAGCTGCCTGCAGTGGATCGCCGACAACAACCTGACCATCCGGCGAGACGTGCTGGAGGGGATGGCCCGGTGCTGCACCAGGCTGGGGCAGAGGGAGCGAGCTCTGCACCTCACCGAGCTGCTG AGCAaagaagcctccaacacctgtcACCTgaccagcctgctgctgctgaag GTCAGCATCTTCCAGCACTTCGGAGCCGTGGAGTCCagcgtgtgtgttctgcagcagctgtgcagccTGCTGCCCTTTAACCCCTGGCACTGGCTCAGTCTGGGTCAGACCTGCGAGCAGCTGCTGGGGCGCCACAGGAGCGCAG GATCACCAGGAGcagcggaggagcaggaggctgggcaggtggaggaggaggaagaggaggaagaggagttcaGCCAGGACAGAATCTGGCTCAAGGCGTGTGCCTGTTTCATCAGGACGAG gcTCCTGCTGAggatcctccagcagcagcagtcgtcCTTCGTGCTGCGGCGCAGTGAGAGCGCcctgcagctgatggaggaggcgcTGCGGCGGCTGCAGCCCGGTGAGCCCCGCCTGCAGGCGCTCACAGAG GTGATGTCCGAGGACCTGGTCCCGGAGAAGATGAGGGAGGACTACCAGGACGGGGAGAGTCTGAGCAGCGTGAGCCTGCAGAGCTTCAGGGAGCGCTGGTGGGACAAGGTGTTACTGAGAGGACGGGGAGCGTCCCAGGGGACGGGGACGGACACGGAGACGTGA